The following proteins come from a genomic window of Verrucomicrobiota bacterium:
- a CDS encoding efflux RND transporter periplasmic adaptor subunit, which produces MKFDLKSIIEKEFNFGRLDLNSVSAFLLIKGSAAVILLMGCSGAVTQPVQNSRMIVNVAKLEPRNNYEVQKSFVGRVEAKRTSEIGFELSGKVLSVEVEEGNRIEAGGVVAVLDTDILDARRKEAQASLDKLSADQKLAELTLQRTQRAHDLEAVSDQQLDDAQQALVGLTAAAIQAAASLKVIDVELEKSVIKSPYNALVSRRFIDEGRVVEAGTPIVTVMEMGKPEARIGIAGNSVKQLKIGESHTLVVQGREVEAHIKAILPIRDVRSRSVDVLFDLELSIEEVRDGDLVTLNLKRSIQERGAWVPIHALAENSRGLWALYILKNIEAEEATLVRENVELLYYEGERAFVRGALMEQTFYVIDGLHKLVPQQLVRFREISYHSDHRKDSKLAANSDAEE; this is translated from the coding sequence ATGAAATTTGACTTAAAGTCAATTATAGAAAAAGAATTCAATTTTGGGCGATTGGATCTAAATTCAGTGTCCGCTTTTTTATTGATCAAGGGATCTGCCGCAGTGATTTTGTTGATGGGTTGTAGCGGGGCTGTAACGCAACCCGTGCAAAACAGCCGGATGATTGTAAATGTTGCGAAACTTGAGCCTCGGAATAATTATGAGGTGCAAAAGTCTTTCGTGGGCCGAGTGGAGGCAAAACGAACGAGTGAGATCGGCTTCGAGCTCTCCGGGAAAGTCTTAAGTGTGGAGGTTGAGGAAGGCAACCGAATTGAAGCGGGAGGTGTGGTTGCTGTTTTAGATACGGATATTCTTGATGCGCGTCGGAAGGAAGCTCAGGCGTCCTTGGACAAGCTTTCAGCAGATCAGAAATTAGCGGAACTTACCTTGCAAAGAACACAAAGAGCGCACGACTTGGAGGCTGTCTCTGACCAACAATTAGACGATGCTCAACAGGCGCTAGTGGGTTTAACCGCAGCAGCTATACAAGCTGCTGCGAGCCTTAAGGTTATTGATGTTGAATTGGAGAAGAGCGTTATCAAATCTCCTTACAATGCACTCGTCTCAAGACGATTCATTGATGAGGGCAGAGTAGTTGAGGCTGGAACACCTATTGTTACCGTGATGGAAATGGGAAAGCCTGAGGCTCGGATTGGTATTGCCGGAAACTCGGTAAAGCAATTAAAGATAGGAGAGAGCCATACTCTTGTTGTTCAGGGTCGTGAGGTAGAGGCACACATCAAAGCGATACTTCCTATCCGCGATGTGAGGAGCCGGAGCGTAGATGTTCTTTTCGATCTGGAATTATCTATAGAGGAGGTTAGAGATGGTGACCTAGTGACACTCAATCTAAAGCGATCAATTCAAGAGAGGGGGGCCTGGGTGCCTATTCACGCTTTAGCTGAGAATTCGCGAGGTCTATGGGCACTTTATATTTTGAAAAATATAGAAGCTGAAGAAGCGACTCTCGTGCGTGAAAATGTAGAGCTTCTTTATTACGAAGGAGAGCGTGCTTTTGTACGCGGCGCTCTGATGGAACAGACCTTCTATGTAATAGATGGTTTACATAAACTGGTTCCTCAGCAACTGGTTCGTTTCCGGGAAATATCCTATCACTCAGATCATAGAAAAGATTCCAAGCTAGCAGCAAATTCAGATGCTGAAGAATAA
- a CDS encoding efflux RND transporter permease subunit, which translates to MDSLSTLFFRNRHLLVLSIVVILVGGLSAFQNLPRQEDPRIVNRSPLVLTFMPGASTERVETLITEILEESLDEIAEIKDLESTSRAGASLISIELMDWVEDDQKDEIFSRIRDKLAEAAASLPPEASEPLMDDKRNAIAFTKILALKWVGSGAPKLGILNRLAEDLADQMRNVNGTELVRIYGAPREEITVEARWQELAEIGLSTREIAQSIALADTKAPSGTLRADEANVQVEVEGELDSINRVADIPIGSNQTSALLRVGDIAEVKKGWQIPVRDMGFVDGQRSVLLAVRMEAGQRIDKWSKRANLLVDEFSKNTGASVELESVFAQVNYTMDRLNTLVSNLVAGALIVMTVVFVMMGWRLALIIGAALPLVVAIVLFVFQISGIPIHQMSVFGMIIALGLLIDNAIVMADEVATRKAKGLSGLVAVRESVHHLFLPLLSSTITTVLAFAPIFLLPGGAGDFVGTISTGVILALLASFVVAMTITSALSGIFVKPPNEQEKRRFLADGWGHKIEGFLSGILRLSLIKPVLAILCVGGLAVFGFVLSTTLGNSFFPAVDRNMFELHLWLPESASIGKTKDQALEVERAINTFEESKRVYWLVGGSFPSVYYNLIMNKDNSPFYAHGIITTGSAKETDLLIPKLQQTLDNQFPGAQIVIREFGQGPPVVADIEYRIYGPSIEGIQDIGEKVRYYLQKHPDVLATQTTLPRAEPKIFIKASEEEANLAGLTLGNLAQQLQGNLEGALGGSVIEDLEEIPIRVRLAHAQRQRSDRVASTNFIAQGSESWVPLSALGEVELRPEIGGITRFNGERTNIIKAYTVNDALPIDITQAVLKEIRETDGVLPPGYRVDIGGTAEQDAEAKGNLVLYIPILLTLTIATLILTFRSLVLAVLLLISAGLSVGFGLIATWVMQFPISFNTILGSLGLIGLAFNNSIVVIAAIRMNPHSRAGDIDAVHQAVVGATRHIVSTTLTTIGGFLPLLLLVGGEFWPSLAIVLGGGVGGSMFLALVFTPASYVLLAHLGMIREPKRRSEKSTIIKHEMEFQTS; encoded by the coding sequence ATGGATTCGTTAAGCACTCTTTTTTTCCGAAACAGGCATTTGTTGGTGCTCTCTATAGTGGTTATTTTAGTAGGAGGACTAAGCGCTTTTCAAAATCTTCCTAGGCAGGAGGACCCTCGCATTGTCAACCGAAGTCCACTTGTTTTGACTTTTATGCCCGGTGCATCGACAGAGCGCGTAGAAACCCTGATTACGGAAATTTTGGAAGAATCCTTAGATGAAATTGCTGAGATTAAAGATCTTGAATCTACTTCGCGAGCGGGGGCTTCTCTTATTTCGATCGAACTAATGGATTGGGTGGAAGACGATCAGAAGGATGAGATTTTTTCAAGAATTCGAGATAAATTAGCGGAGGCTGCTGCTTCACTTCCACCTGAAGCATCCGAGCCCTTGATGGATGACAAAAGAAATGCCATTGCATTTACAAAAATCCTTGCCCTTAAGTGGGTGGGTTCAGGTGCTCCCAAGTTAGGTATACTCAATCGTTTGGCTGAAGATTTAGCGGATCAAATGCGCAATGTAAATGGAACAGAGCTTGTTCGTATTTATGGAGCTCCGCGCGAGGAAATAACGGTTGAGGCTAGGTGGCAAGAATTGGCGGAAATAGGGCTAAGCACACGAGAGATTGCTCAGTCTATAGCGCTTGCAGATACCAAAGCACCCTCAGGAACCTTAAGAGCAGACGAGGCCAATGTGCAAGTAGAGGTAGAAGGAGAGTTAGATTCTATTAATCGTGTTGCAGATATTCCGATAGGTTCGAATCAAACTTCTGCTCTCTTAAGAGTAGGGGATATTGCCGAAGTGAAGAAAGGGTGGCAAATACCTGTCAGAGACATGGGGTTTGTCGACGGACAACGCAGTGTCTTGTTAGCAGTTCGCATGGAAGCAGGTCAGCGTATAGATAAGTGGTCGAAACGAGCAAACCTTCTTGTTGATGAATTTAGCAAAAACACGGGAGCATCCGTTGAGTTAGAGAGTGTCTTTGCGCAAGTGAATTACACCATGGATAGGCTTAATACCTTAGTCAGTAATCTGGTAGCGGGAGCACTTATTGTGATGACAGTGGTATTTGTCATGATGGGGTGGCGCTTAGCTCTTATTATTGGGGCTGCTTTGCCTTTAGTGGTTGCTATTGTTCTGTTTGTATTTCAAATCAGTGGCATTCCTATTCATCAGATGTCTGTTTTTGGAATGATCATTGCCTTAGGATTGTTGATTGATAATGCTATCGTTATGGCAGATGAAGTGGCCACTAGAAAAGCTAAAGGCCTGTCAGGTCTTGTTGCGGTTAGGGAATCTGTGCACCATTTGTTCCTTCCGTTGTTGTCATCAACTATTACCACCGTATTAGCGTTTGCTCCAATCTTTCTTCTGCCGGGCGGTGCGGGTGATTTTGTAGGAACTATATCGACCGGTGTGATTCTCGCTTTGTTAGCTTCTTTTGTGGTAGCGATGACCATTACTTCTGCATTAAGTGGTATTTTCGTAAAACCGCCCAATGAGCAAGAAAAGAGACGTTTTTTAGCAGATGGTTGGGGACACAAGATAGAGGGATTTTTATCGGGAATACTTCGCTTATCACTTATCAAGCCGGTTTTAGCTATTTTATGTGTAGGTGGCTTAGCGGTGTTTGGTTTCGTGCTTTCGACAACATTGGGAAATTCCTTCTTTCCAGCGGTAGATCGAAACATGTTTGAATTACATCTCTGGCTTCCTGAAAGTGCTTCCATTGGTAAAACCAAAGATCAAGCGTTGGAAGTTGAGCGGGCGATTAACACTTTTGAGGAAAGCAAAAGAGTTTACTGGTTAGTAGGGGGAAGCTTTCCCTCAGTTTACTACAACCTCATTATGAATAAAGATAACTCACCTTTTTATGCCCATGGAATCATTACTACAGGAAGTGCGAAAGAAACGGATCTTCTTATTCCAAAGCTGCAGCAAACGCTGGATAATCAATTCCCAGGAGCACAAATTGTCATTCGTGAGTTCGGTCAAGGACCGCCTGTTGTGGCTGACATTGAGTACCGCATCTACGGACCTAGCATAGAAGGAATACAAGACATAGGTGAAAAGGTGCGCTACTACCTGCAAAAGCATCCCGATGTGTTGGCGACGCAAACCACACTTCCGAGAGCTGAACCTAAAATTTTTATCAAAGCTAGTGAAGAAGAAGCCAATTTAGCAGGCTTAACGTTGGGAAATTTGGCGCAGCAACTCCAGGGGAATTTAGAAGGCGCTTTAGGAGGTAGTGTCATAGAAGATCTTGAAGAAATACCTATACGCGTGCGTTTAGCTCACGCTCAAAGACAACGTTCAGATCGTGTGGCTTCAACCAACTTCATTGCACAGGGTTCTGAAAGCTGGGTTCCGCTTTCTGCCTTAGGAGAAGTGGAACTACGGCCAGAAATAGGAGGTATAACTCGTTTCAATGGAGAGAGGACAAATATCATCAAAGCTTATACGGTCAACGATGCTTTACCTATTGATATAACCCAGGCTGTTCTAAAAGAAATAAGAGAGACCGACGGTGTATTGCCACCGGGGTATCGCGTAGACATCGGTGGTACTGCGGAACAAGATGCTGAGGCAAAAGGTAATCTTGTTCTCTATATTCCCATCCTCTTAACCCTAACCATAGCCACCCTGATTTTAACCTTCCGCTCATTAGTATTAGCAGTTCTGCTCCTGATAAGTGCAGGGTTATCTGTTGGCTTTGGATTGATCGCCACTTGGGTCATGCAGTTTCCCATTAGTTTTAATACAATTCTCGGCTCGCTAGGGCTTATTGGTTTGGCATTTAACAATAGTATTGTTGTCATTGCCGCGATCCGTATGAATCCTCATTCGCGAGCTGGTGATATAGATGCCGTTCATCAAGCGGTGGTAGGAGCGACCCGGCACATTGTTTCCACAACTTTGACTACCATAGGAGGGTTCTTACCACTGCTCCTTTTAGTGGGCGGGGAGTTTTGGCCTTCGCTAGCTATTGTCTTGGGTGGAGGAGTCGGCGGCTCTATGTTTCTTGCGCTTGTATTCACACCGGCTAGTTATGTTTTGCTTGCTCACTTGGGAATGATTCGGGAGCCGAAGCGCAGGAGTGAGAAAAGCACTATCATTAAGCATGAAATGGAGTTTCAAACCTCATGA
- a CDS encoding efflux transporter outer membrane subunit has translation MKRQDLHVTLVLSIVALLSGCAVGPDYEEPLFGLQGPSLIGEDTRFTEVAPDPFWWRQWDDPVLEKLIMQGVLYNKDLQIAWANLNESRALRGLQELDLLPSVTADGTYQNSKASENVFRNGFPTFDSSQDDFYSLGFDATWELDLYGRVRRQAEAARARFEKSTSSYENTLISLVSEIAREYAELRGFDDRLEIAKRNAGNQKKTLEVTQNLEESGLGNEFDRTRAEANLALTESSIPELKGEQLAALNRLAVLIGLMPGEITEWMKPRAGIISVPTEVAVGLSSEILRRRPDIKVAERELAAATAEVGVAEADFFPRFVFSGSLSLDSSDAGKIFTAGSGTWSFGPGMQWAFLDLGRVIQNKRAADARLDAAVAMYEKAVLTALEETLSAMARLEAESKRAAKLAEAVKANRRAVELSKIRYQQGLDSLLPVLDVERQLLQSEEELSLSQTRQSILLITLYKALGGLALPPPSVLTQLTS, from the coding sequence ATGAAAAGACAGGATCTTCACGTGACACTCGTGTTGAGTATAGTAGCATTGCTTTCAGGTTGTGCGGTTGGTCCTGATTATGAGGAGCCTCTATTCGGCTTGCAAGGTCCATCATTAATAGGTGAAGATACTCGCTTTACCGAAGTGGCACCAGATCCGTTTTGGTGGAGACAATGGGATGACCCGGTTCTCGAGAAGCTAATTATGCAGGGAGTGCTTTATAACAAGGATCTTCAAATTGCTTGGGCAAATCTCAATGAATCGAGAGCATTGCGAGGCTTGCAGGAACTTGACCTTTTGCCAAGTGTGACGGCTGACGGAACTTATCAAAATTCGAAAGCAAGCGAAAACGTTTTTCGTAACGGATTTCCTACCTTTGATTCGAGTCAGGATGATTTTTACTCACTGGGTTTTGATGCCACTTGGGAGCTCGATCTCTATGGAAGAGTACGGCGCCAGGCAGAAGCAGCTAGGGCACGCTTTGAAAAATCGACATCATCTTATGAGAACACCCTGATTTCATTAGTGAGTGAAATAGCTAGAGAGTATGCTGAGTTGCGAGGATTTGATGACCGTCTAGAGATAGCGAAAAGAAATGCGGGCAATCAGAAAAAAACCTTAGAAGTTACTCAAAATCTCGAAGAGTCTGGTCTAGGTAATGAATTTGACCGGACTCGTGCGGAAGCCAATTTGGCACTTACGGAATCGAGTATTCCTGAATTGAAAGGAGAGCAACTAGCTGCTTTAAATCGCTTGGCAGTCCTCATTGGTCTGATGCCTGGGGAGATTACGGAATGGATGAAACCACGGGCCGGAATAATCTCAGTTCCTACCGAGGTTGCAGTTGGGTTGAGCTCAGAAATTTTACGGCGTCGTCCAGATATCAAAGTTGCAGAAAGAGAGTTGGCTGCGGCGACTGCTGAGGTTGGAGTTGCAGAAGCCGACTTTTTCCCCCGGTTTGTCTTTAGTGGTTCGTTAAGTTTAGATAGCAGTGATGCAGGAAAAATTTTTACCGCTGGAAGTGGAACATGGTCCTTTGGTCCCGGTATGCAGTGGGCTTTCTTGGATCTTGGTAGAGTCATTCAGAATAAACGAGCTGCGGATGCTCGATTGGATGCTGCTGTGGCAATGTATGAGAAAGCAGTCCTCACGGCTCTGGAAGAAACACTTTCCGCCATGGCTAGATTGGAAGCAGAATCAAAACGTGCTGCAAAATTGGCGGAGGCCGTCAAAGCTAATCGACGAGCAGTTGAATTATCTAAAATTCGTTATCAGCAAGGGTTGGATAGTCTTTTACCGGTCTTAGATGTCGAACGCCAATTGCTCCAGTCAGAGGAAGAACTTTCCTTAAGCCAAACCAGACAAAGCATACTGCTCATAACCCTTTACAAAGCTTTAGGTGGACTCGCTTTGCCTCCTCCATCTGTTTTAACCCAACTGACGTCCTAG